A portion of the Streptomyces sp. NBC_00376 genome contains these proteins:
- a CDS encoding PepSY domain-containing protein, with the protein MKRKIVIAAVTAAVLAGGGAATAVAVADDDSHDREVKSSVASDGTARVDVKEAVAAAVEAVPGTVTEAELDDEDGGLVWELDVYGSDKVWHDVTVDAGNGKVLAKHTSDDDDDQGDDRDLHAPRSAAVSLDSAVDAALKANPGTVTSVDLDDHDGRSDQALHWEVDVQGKDGKQHELNVDANTGKVTSGHVDDDGHDSDGHDDDRDGDDD; encoded by the coding sequence ATGAAGCGCAAGATCGTCATCGCCGCCGTCACCGCGGCCGTGCTCGCCGGCGGCGGAGCCGCCACCGCGGTCGCCGTCGCGGACGACGACAGCCACGACCGCGAGGTCAAGAGCAGCGTGGCGAGCGACGGCACCGCCCGGGTGGACGTGAAGGAAGCGGTCGCGGCCGCCGTCGAGGCCGTCCCCGGCACGGTCACCGAGGCCGAGCTGGACGACGAGGACGGCGGGCTCGTCTGGGAGCTCGACGTGTACGGCTCTGACAAGGTCTGGCACGACGTGACGGTGGACGCGGGCAACGGCAAGGTGCTCGCCAAGCACACCTCCGACGATGACGACGACCAGGGCGACGACCGCGACCTGCACGCGCCCCGGTCCGCCGCCGTGTCGCTGGACTCGGCGGTCGACGCCGCGCTGAAGGCGAACCCCGGGACCGTGACGTCGGTCGACCTGGACGACCACGACGGCCGGAGCGACCAGGCTCTGCACTGGGAGGTCGACGTCCAGGGCAAGGACGGCAAGCAGCACGAGCTGAACGTCGACGCGAACACGGGCAAGGTGACGTCCGGCCACGTGGACGACGACGGTCACGACAGCGACGGTCACGACGACGACCGTGACGGGGACGACGACTAG
- a CDS encoding protein kinase domain-containing protein, which translates to MIEPLPPGKARLIGPYQLLGLLGAGGMGEVYLARPAGAPDPLSGLVALKTVRADLDLDDGFRIRFRREIDAAGAVRSPHTASLVGGDAGGRLPWLATEYVPGPSLAEAVIRGGPMPEPVVREMGAGLARALADMHAVRVLHRDLKPGNVLLGADGPKVIDFGIAQAFDATQLTRTGVVVGSPGYISPEHVNGSRALVPASDVFCLGAVLAFAATGRGPFDDSDMAAVIFRIAQGEAELSGVPAQLRAVIEECLRGEAGARPTPQQLAEMLVPGRTTPGAFPWTEAVRGQLAAHAAAARAAAEAAAPARVAPPAPSAAPHPGGPAFAPTPVVPVAVPGDRKGNKGLWIALAAAATVVCVVLGAVLLPGLFEGDGGSDDNAGGSGGGAGPTASASDAARTKAGPAVVPGADAGHTGDFGAAATDVSRKPADWKAWKAKIDNGPVECVLADTSLVCGGPQRITVLDAANGEQRWRTEPGGAGSGPASVAAVIGTTVYAFQDGALVALGLDDGARKWREPLPEGTRVTDSVQSDGVLYYATRATGTGASRLLAHRLTGSHTAVWDKPWSDRATTAQLALADGRLVAVGAGITVLKSADGTPLADVAADDVTCRTPVLKGKNLLCSGPDGLTVVDVTDPEGRRSYAPGVDVAYRPTVSRDGTIVISDKKQVYALRLSDGQLVWSTTEASEGLETEGAPALAGDQVVLVAGYGTEALDLTPPDTGNVESTGSKLYTGWPAPPGDPLDPATVSLIAQGDVLFMGFADGTVLSGNAP; encoded by the coding sequence GTGATCGAGCCGCTTCCACCCGGCAAGGCCCGGCTGATCGGCCCGTACCAGCTTCTCGGACTGCTGGGCGCCGGCGGCATGGGCGAGGTGTATCTCGCCCGGCCCGCCGGTGCGCCGGACCCCCTCTCCGGGCTGGTCGCGCTGAAGACCGTACGCGCCGATCTCGACCTCGACGACGGCTTCCGGATCCGCTTCCGGCGTGAGATCGACGCGGCGGGTGCCGTGCGCAGCCCGCACACCGCGTCCCTCGTCGGCGGTGACGCGGGCGGCCGGCTGCCCTGGCTGGCGACCGAGTACGTCCCCGGCCCCTCGCTCGCCGAGGCGGTGATCCGGGGCGGGCCGATGCCCGAGCCGGTGGTGCGCGAGATGGGCGCCGGTCTGGCCCGCGCGCTCGCCGACATGCACGCGGTGCGCGTGCTCCACCGCGACCTCAAGCCGGGCAACGTGCTGCTCGGCGCCGACGGGCCGAAGGTGATCGACTTCGGGATCGCCCAGGCCTTCGACGCCACCCAGCTGACCCGGACCGGTGTGGTCGTCGGCAGCCCCGGCTACATCTCGCCGGAACACGTCAACGGCTCACGGGCGCTCGTACCCGCGTCGGACGTCTTCTGCCTCGGTGCGGTGCTCGCCTTCGCGGCGACCGGCCGGGGCCCGTTCGACGACTCCGACATGGCTGCCGTGATCTTCCGGATCGCCCAGGGCGAGGCCGAACTCTCCGGCGTACCGGCGCAGTTGCGCGCGGTGATCGAGGAGTGCCTGCGCGGCGAGGCCGGGGCCCGGCCGACGCCGCAGCAGCTGGCCGAGATGCTGGTGCCGGGCCGGACCACCCCAGGAGCCTTCCCCTGGACGGAAGCGGTACGGGGGCAGCTGGCCGCGCACGCGGCGGCGGCCCGCGCCGCCGCCGAGGCGGCCGCCCCGGCCCGCGTCGCACCGCCGGCCCCGTCCGCCGCCCCGCACCCCGGCGGCCCCGCCTTCGCCCCGACGCCGGTCGTGCCGGTGGCCGTACCGGGAGACCGGAAGGGCAACAAGGGGCTGTGGATCGCGTTGGCGGCGGCGGCCACGGTGGTGTGCGTGGTGCTGGGCGCGGTGCTGCTGCCGGGACTTTTCGAGGGGGACGGCGGGAGCGACGACAACGCGGGCGGAAGCGGTGGCGGCGCGGGGCCTACCGCTTCCGCCTCGGACGCTGCGCGGACGAAGGCGGGGCCTGCGGTCGTGCCGGGCGCGGACGCGGGCCACACCGGGGACTTCGGGGCGGCCGCCACCGACGTCTCCAGGAAGCCGGCGGACTGGAAGGCGTGGAAGGCCAAGATCGATAACGGGCCGGTGGAGTGTGTACTGGCCGACACGTCCCTGGTCTGCGGCGGCCCGCAGCGCATCACCGTGCTGGACGCCGCGAACGGTGAACAGCGCTGGCGGACCGAGCCGGGCGGGGCGGGCAGCGGACCGGCCTCGGTGGCCGCCGTCATCGGCACCACCGTCTACGCCTTCCAGGACGGCGCCCTGGTGGCGCTCGGCCTGGACGACGGAGCGCGGAAGTGGCGGGAGCCGCTGCCCGAGGGCACCCGGGTGACCGACTCCGTCCAGTCGGACGGAGTCCTGTACTACGCGACCCGGGCCACCGGCACGGGCGCGTCCCGGCTCCTCGCCCACCGGCTCACCGGCAGCCACACCGCTGTCTGGGACAAGCCGTGGAGCGACCGGGCCACCACGGCGCAACTCGCCCTCGCCGACGGCCGGCTCGTCGCGGTCGGAGCGGGCATCACCGTCCTGAAGAGTGCGGACGGTACCCCGCTGGCCGACGTCGCCGCCGATGACGTCACCTGCCGCACCCCCGTCCTGAAGGGCAAGAACCTTCTCTGCTCGGGACCGGACGGACTGACCGTCGTCGATGTGACGGACCCCGAAGGCCGCCGGTCGTACGCCCCCGGCGTGGACGTCGCCTACCGGCCCACCGTGTCACGGGACGGCACGATCGTGATCAGCGACAAGAAGCAGGTGTACGCGCTCCGGCTCTCCGACGGCCAGCTGGTCTGGTCGACGACCGAGGCGTCCGAGGGGCTGGAGACCGAGGGCGCCCCGGCCCTGGCCGGGGACCAGGTCGTCCTCGTCGCGGGATACGGCACGGAGGCCCTCGACCTGACGCCGCCCGACACGGGGAACGTGGAGAGCACGGGCTCCAAGCTGTACACGGGCTGGCCCGCGCCCCCGGGCGATCCGCTCGATCCGGCGACGGTCTCGCTGATCGCCCAGGGCGACGTCCTGTTCATGGGCTTCGCCGATGGCACGGTCCTCTCGGGCAACGCCCCCTGA